One part of the Tunicatimonas pelagia genome encodes these proteins:
- the mscL gene encoding large-conductance mechanosensitive channel protein MscL, translating into MNKFIQNFKEFAVKGNVVDLAVGIIIGAAFNKIVSTLVEKVIMPPFGLLFGNAHFNQYEWILRPRELNPNGDVIQEQVAIGYGALVQVTFDFLIIALSIFVVIRLINSLKRKAEDENEKSVPTPKDIQLLAEIRDLMKKQAAVE; encoded by the coding sequence ATGAACAAGTTTATTCAGAATTTTAAGGAGTTTGCGGTAAAGGGTAACGTCGTTGACCTAGCCGTTGGTATCATCATCGGAGCCGCATTTAACAAGATTGTATCCACCCTAGTAGAGAAGGTGATTATGCCTCCGTTTGGGTTGCTGTTTGGCAATGCTCATTTTAATCAATATGAGTGGATACTTCGCCCGCGTGAATTGAATCCGAACGGAGATGTAATTCAAGAACAGGTAGCTATTGGCTACGGAGCCTTAGTGCAGGTCACCTTCGATTTTCTGATTATAGCTTTATCTATTTTCGTCGTGATTCGTCTTATCAATTCTCTAAAGCGCAAAGCTGAAGATGAGAACGAAAAAAGCGTACCAACCCCCAAAGACATTCAACTATTAGCTGAGATCCGTGATTTAATGAAAAAACAAGCTGCCGTTGAGTAG
- a CDS encoding YraN family protein translates to MTKTSQQQTGQRGEDIALNYLNQQGFTLVKRNFRYRRAEVDLIVQKDKLLVFVEVKTRHDTSFGFPETFVKPEQTELIVAAADHYVQENNWEGMIRFDIVAITLLPDLEIEHFEDAFY, encoded by the coding sequence ATGACGAAAACTTCTCAACAGCAAACCGGACAACGGGGTGAAGACATCGCACTTAATTATCTAAACCAGCAAGGCTTTACTTTAGTTAAGCGAAATTTTCGCTACCGCCGAGCTGAGGTTGATTTGATCGTGCAAAAAGATAAATTACTGGTATTCGTAGAAGTAAAAACCCGCCACGATACCAGCTTTGGCTTTCCCGAAACATTTGTCAAACCCGAACAAACTGAGTTGATCGTCGCTGCGGCTGACCACTATGTTCAAGAGAATAATTGGGAAGGAATGATTCGCTTTGATATTGTAGCAATTACTTTACTGCCTGACTTAGAGATCGAGCACTTTGAGGATGCTTTTTACTAA
- a CDS encoding TIGR00730 family Rossman fold protein: MNEINRVCVYCASSAKIDQKYFDATERLGKQLVTNQIEVVYGGGAVGLMGKLADTVLEHDGEVIGIMPQFMRNVELHHKKVSRFHFVADMHERKKRFLDGVDGLIALPGGCGTLEELMEVLTLKRLGILTQPIVILNTDGFYDPLETMLERCIDENFMAQEHRNMWTFVREPEEILNALREAPPWSKDAIQFATFKE; the protein is encoded by the coding sequence ATGAATGAGATTAACCGGGTATGCGTGTACTGCGCTTCCAGTGCAAAAATTGACCAAAAATACTTTGATGCTACCGAACGATTGGGTAAACAGCTAGTGACAAACCAAATAGAGGTTGTCTACGGCGGGGGCGCGGTAGGACTAATGGGAAAACTGGCCGATACGGTGCTAGAACACGACGGTGAAGTAATTGGCATTATGCCGCAATTTATGCGTAATGTGGAGCTGCATCATAAAAAAGTATCCCGCTTTCACTTTGTAGCCGATATGCACGAACGCAAAAAACGCTTTCTGGACGGAGTAGATGGACTGATTGCCCTACCCGGCGGGTGCGGTACCCTGGAAGAACTGATGGAAGTTCTAACCTTGAAGCGATTGGGTATCTTGACTCAGCCAATCGTGATTCTTAATACTGACGGCTTTTACGACCCGCTGGAAACGATGCTGGAACGCTGCATTGACGAAAACTTTATGGCGCAGGAACACCGCAATATGTGGACTTTCGTTCGTGAACCAGAAGAGATACTGAATGCTTTACGCGAAGCCCCGCCTTGGAGTAAAGATGCTATCCAGTTCGCTACTTTCAAGGAATAG
- a CDS encoding GxxExxY protein: MTKAELKEHTYNILSVAIEVHKQLGPGLLESVYHRCMEQEMILRRYPFQSELIVPVTYKGLDLHTGLRCDFLFADCIVIELKSVQAMAPVFGAQLMTYMKLLQVPKGILINFNVTNIFKEGQKTFVNDLFRDLPN; this comes from the coding sequence ATGACAAAAGCTGAACTTAAGGAGCATACGTATAACATTCTTAGTGTAGCGATTGAGGTGCATAAACAGTTAGGTCCTGGCTTATTGGAAAGTGTTTATCACCGTTGCATGGAACAGGAAATGATACTTCGCCGCTATCCGTTTCAGAGTGAATTAATTGTTCCGGTTACTTATAAGGGGTTGGATTTACATACCGGGTTACGCTGTGACTTTCTGTTTGCTGACTGTATTGTGATTGAACTGAAATCTGTACAAGCTATGGCTCCCGTTTTCGGTGCTCAGTTGATGACCTACATGAAACTCTTACAAGTACCCAAAGGCATTTTAATCAACTTCAATGTCACCAATATTTTCAAAGAAGGCCAAAAAACTTTCGTAAACGACCTATTTCGCGATTTGCCCAACTAA
- the pgi gene encoding glucose-6-phosphate isomerase, translated as MLPTINPTTTRAWSALNEHFRQMKDVHMRTLFQEDAQRFSRFSLKFEDTLVDFSKNRITEETHKLLLDLAEECKLPDAIEAMFSGKAINQTEDRAVLHVALRNHSNDPIHVDGEDVMPDVNEVLDRMKSFSEKIISGEWKGFRGKPIRDIVNIGIGGSDLGPVMVTEALKPYKKEHIDVHYVSNVDGTHISEVLKPLNPETTLFVIASKTFTTQETMTNANSAKDWFLAQANDEEAVKKHFVALSTNREEVERFGIDPENMFGFWDWVGGRYSLWSAIGLTIACSIGFENFEELLAGGHAMDQHFRNTVPEKNIPVTLALIGIWYNNFFGAETEAILPYDQYMHRFAAYFQQGNMESNGKYVDRDGDPVGYQTGPVIWGEPGTNGQHAFYQLIHQGTKLIPCDFLAPAKSQNPIGDHHAKLLANFFAQTEALMMGKTEEEAAEELRDQGKSEEEIGKLAPFKTFQGNRPTNSILFEKLTPRTLGALLAMYEHKIFVQGVIWNIFSFDQWGVELGKQLAKKILPELEGDSTVTSHDASTNGLISAFKSMR; from the coding sequence ATGCTACCCACCATAAATCCCACCACTACCCGGGCTTGGTCAGCTCTCAATGAGCATTTTCGTCAAATGAAAGACGTACATATGCGAACGCTCTTTCAGGAAGATGCTCAACGATTTTCCCGTTTCTCGCTCAAGTTTGAAGATACGCTGGTTGATTTTTCCAAAAACCGGATTACCGAAGAAACGCATAAATTGCTGCTGGATTTGGCCGAAGAGTGTAAACTACCGGATGCTATTGAGGCGATGTTTAGCGGAAAAGCTATTAATCAAACTGAAGACCGAGCAGTACTACACGTTGCCTTACGCAACCATTCTAACGATCCTATCCACGTTGATGGCGAAGACGTAATGCCCGATGTGAATGAAGTGCTAGATAGAATGAAAAGTTTTTCGGAAAAGATTATTAGTGGCGAGTGGAAAGGCTTTAGAGGTAAACCCATTCGCGATATTGTCAATATTGGTATCGGTGGCTCCGACTTAGGGCCAGTAATGGTTACCGAAGCGCTGAAACCCTACAAGAAAGAGCATATTGACGTACATTATGTTTCTAACGTAGATGGTACGCATATCAGCGAAGTACTCAAGCCGCTAAACCCGGAAACAACGCTGTTCGTCATCGCTTCCAAGACATTCACTACTCAGGAGACCATGACGAACGCTAACTCGGCGAAGGATTGGTTTTTGGCGCAAGCGAATGATGAAGAAGCGGTTAAGAAACATTTTGTAGCACTTTCTACTAATCGCGAAGAGGTAGAGAGGTTTGGGATTGACCCCGAGAATATGTTCGGCTTCTGGGATTGGGTCGGCGGACGGTATTCCTTATGGTCAGCTATTGGTCTGACGATTGCTTGCTCTATTGGCTTTGAAAACTTTGAGGAGTTATTAGCCGGAGGTCACGCAATGGATCAGCATTTTCGCAACACGGTTCCTGAGAAGAATATTCCAGTAACTTTGGCTCTGATTGGTATTTGGTATAATAACTTCTTCGGGGCGGAAACCGAAGCAATTCTACCCTACGATCAATACATGCACCGCTTTGCCGCCTACTTCCAGCAAGGCAATATGGAGAGTAATGGTAAGTACGTTGACCGTGACGGTGACCCGGTAGGCTATCAGACAGGTCCGGTTATTTGGGGCGAACCGGGTACGAATGGCCAACATGCATTCTATCAATTAATTCACCAAGGCACGAAACTAATTCCCTGTGATTTTCTGGCCCCGGCTAAGAGTCAGAATCCCATCGGTGACCACCACGCGAAGCTGCTGGCAAACTTCTTTGCTCAGACTGAAGCACTGATGATGGGTAAAACCGAAGAGGAAGCCGCGGAGGAACTACGTGACCAAGGGAAATCTGAGGAAGAAATTGGAAAGCTAGCTCCGTTCAAAACCTTTCAGGGCAATAGACCGACGAATTCTATCTTGTTTGAGAAGCTCACGCCCCGTACACTGGGCGCACTGCTTGCCATGTACGAACACAAAATCTTTGTGCAGGGGGTAATCTGGAACATATTTTCCTTTGACCAGTGGGGCGTAGAGCTTGGTAAGCAACTGGCTAAAAAGATTCTACCCGAATTGGAGGGCGACAGTACCGTAACTTCCCACGATGCTTCTACCAATGGCTTAATCAGTGCCTTTAAAAGTATGCGATAG
- a CDS encoding NCS2 family permease, with amino-acid sequence MDLFKLRENQTTVRTEVVAGLTTFFTMAYIIFVNPSILQQAGMDFNGVLIATCVAAAVGTLMMALVANYPFAQAPGMGLNAFFAFTVVLQNGFTWQQGLAIVFISGVFFIILTVTGARSAIVRALPAAVRYAIPAGIGLFITLIGLNNAGIVRMNQGPIIDIILGAETLEVGALIEQIQQAPPQILEMGNLGSPSVLVACIGLIIIGILYALKVPGGILFSIILTTVVGLLFGITQLPESMSMADVSLSKTWFQLDFAGLFSTENRSLGQVIATLLVVIISFSMVDLFDTIGTLIGTADKAGFLDEKGNLPRMKRSLLADALATTFGALLGTSTVTTYIESNAGIVAGGRTGLTALVVAILFLLSIFLAPLAGMVPAAATAPALILVGMLMMQSIQKINFNNFDEALPAFLTMVLMPFTYSIANGIAAGIIFYVLIKVVKGKFSEIPIVLYLLAGLFVLKFVL; translated from the coding sequence ATGGACTTATTTAAGCTACGGGAAAACCAAACCACCGTACGTACTGAAGTAGTCGCCGGACTGACGACTTTCTTCACGATGGCCTATATTATCTTCGTGAATCCCAGCATTTTACAGCAGGCTGGGATGGATTTTAATGGAGTATTAATTGCTACCTGTGTAGCCGCCGCAGTAGGCACGCTGATGATGGCGTTGGTTGCGAACTACCCATTTGCCCAAGCCCCCGGCATGGGATTGAATGCCTTCTTTGCCTTTACCGTAGTGCTGCAAAATGGCTTTACCTGGCAGCAGGGATTGGCCATTGTTTTCATTTCGGGAGTGTTCTTTATCATTCTGACAGTTACCGGAGCCCGTTCGGCAATTGTGCGAGCGTTACCAGCAGCAGTGCGCTACGCTATTCCGGCAGGTATTGGCCTGTTCATAACGCTAATTGGGCTAAATAATGCGGGAATTGTTCGGATGAATCAGGGTCCCATTATTGACATTATCTTAGGAGCTGAAACCTTGGAAGTGGGCGCACTCATTGAGCAGATTCAGCAAGCCCCACCCCAAATTCTGGAGATGGGCAATCTGGGTTCGCCGTCGGTACTGGTCGCCTGTATTGGTTTGATTATTATTGGTATACTGTACGCACTGAAAGTTCCCGGAGGAATTTTATTTAGTATTATTCTTACTACAGTAGTAGGCTTACTATTTGGGATTACTCAACTTCCAGAGAGCATGAGTATGGCGGATGTCAGTCTTTCTAAAACTTGGTTCCAACTAGATTTTGCCGGATTATTCAGTACTGAGAATCGTAGCTTAGGACAAGTAATTGCTACGCTGCTGGTAGTAATAATTTCCTTTTCAATGGTGGATCTGTTCGATACCATTGGGACGCTGATTGGTACCGCTGACAAAGCTGGTTTTTTAGATGAAAAGGGCAACTTACCTCGTATGAAACGATCATTGCTGGCTGATGCCCTGGCTACTACGTTCGGAGCGTTGTTGGGTACCTCTACTGTGACGACCTACATTGAAAGCAATGCCGGAATAGTGGCCGGAGGAAGAACCGGGCTTACCGCACTAGTAGTAGCCATTCTGTTTTTACTTTCTATCTTTCTAGCTCCTTTAGCCGGCATGGTTCCAGCAGCAGCTACTGCTCCGGCCTTGATTCTTGTCGGAATGCTCATGATGCAATCCATTCAAAAGATAAACTTTAACAATTTTGATGAAGCTCTTCCCGCTTTTTTAACAATGGTGCTGATGCCCTTTACTTACAGTATTGCCAACGGGATTGCCGCCGGAATTATCTTTTATGTATTGATTAAAGTGGTGAAAGGAAAGTTTAGTGAGATACCGATTGTACTTTATTTACTAGCGGGTCTTTTTGTGTTGAAATTTGTATTGTGA
- a CDS encoding OmpA family protein, whose amino-acid sequence MRYTFFLFLICCYFNANSQSEHEKLEGNLNSSANEAAPVLSPDGKTLYFVRQYHPQNVGGVTDPGDIWYSDLQANGQWGEATHGGTSINNRFYNGIIGFANEQTAYIHGHYLDGNKRPTTQGISMTSGQKNQWNTPEAVKIPYYYTKSKHQSGSLHASGQIMLSTLQSYDSRGAEDLYVLFRQSDGSWSEPKNLGNDVNTAYQEMTPFLAPDGKTLFFASNGYEGFGSRDIFMSVRLDDSWRSWSNPKNLGASVNTPGTELYYGIPQNSDYAYLSSTQNSDGMADVVKVRVNPEDEEILAEADSALDIPEEKPLPNPPLVAENTADSEPEEVVEEVPEEPDVPMITITGKVINTKAQQPLNAELVVQSVRNDTTLVETVQTDAQGVFSVSLPLDDNYELSVAAEGFIRQRDKILLAATSEANTLERNYQLTPIEVGSTVNLENVLFDRGTADMLPGSSERLDEVVNFLDENPEVAIEVGGHTDNRGRADLNLELSSQRAEAVREYLIQQGADTDRVTAKGYGGTQPIASNAIEEERRKNRRVDFTIVRK is encoded by the coding sequence ATGAGATACACTTTTTTTCTATTTTTGATCTGCTGTTATTTCAATGCCAATTCTCAAAGCGAACACGAAAAGCTAGAGGGTAATCTGAATTCATCGGCTAACGAAGCTGCTCCAGTACTTAGTCCCGATGGGAAAACGCTATATTTCGTTCGGCAGTACCATCCACAAAACGTAGGTGGTGTTACCGACCCCGGTGATATTTGGTACAGCGATTTACAAGCCAATGGTCAGTGGGGAGAAGCTACACACGGAGGAACATCCATTAATAATCGTTTCTACAACGGAATTATTGGTTTTGCTAATGAGCAAACGGCTTACATTCATGGGCACTATCTAGATGGAAATAAGAGGCCGACTACTCAGGGAATTTCTATGACCAGTGGTCAAAAGAATCAGTGGAATACTCCTGAAGCCGTGAAGATTCCGTATTACTACACCAAGTCTAAACACCAGAGTGGTTCGTTACACGCTAGTGGTCAAATTATGCTCTCGACTTTGCAGTCTTATGATTCACGGGGAGCCGAGGACTTATACGTTCTGTTTAGACAAAGTGATGGTTCTTGGTCGGAGCCGAAGAATTTAGGTAACGACGTGAATACGGCGTACCAGGAGATGACTCCCTTTTTAGCACCCGATGGGAAAACCCTATTTTTTGCTAGCAATGGTTACGAGGGCTTTGGCAGCAGGGATATTTTTATGTCAGTTCGGCTAGACGATTCCTGGCGCAGTTGGTCGAACCCTAAGAATCTAGGAGCATCCGTGAATACTCCCGGTACTGAACTGTACTATGGCATTCCCCAAAACAGCGATTATGCCTATTTATCGTCTACTCAAAATAGCGATGGTATGGCTGATGTTGTGAAAGTCAGAGTTAATCCTGAAGACGAAGAAATATTGGCCGAAGCCGATTCTGCACTGGATATTCCCGAAGAAAAACCACTACCTAATCCCCCACTTGTAGCTGAAAATACTGCTGATTCTGAACCAGAAGAAGTAGTTGAGGAAGTTCCAGAAGAGCCCGATGTACCAATGATTACTATTACGGGTAAAGTGATTAACACAAAAGCCCAACAGCCATTAAACGCTGAGCTAGTAGTCCAATCAGTTCGCAACGACACTACTTTAGTCGAGACTGTACAGACCGATGCCCAAGGTGTATTTAGCGTTTCGTTACCATTGGACGATAACTACGAATTATCCGTAGCAGCGGAAGGGTTCATTCGCCAGCGAGATAAAATTTTATTGGCTGCAACTTCAGAAGCAAACACACTGGAACGCAATTACCAGCTTACTCCCATTGAAGTAGGTTCCACGGTTAATTTAGAAAACGTACTATTCGACCGAGGTACCGCCGATATGCTGCCCGGTTCTAGCGAACGACTAGATGAAGTAGTTAACTTTCTAGACGAAAATCCCGAAGTAGCCATTGAAGTAGGTGGCCACACCGACAACCGAGGCCGAGCCGATCTAAATCTAGAGCTATCCAGCCAGCGAGCCGAAGCGGTTCGGGAGTACTTGATTCAACAAGGCGCCGATACTGATCGGGTGACCGCCAAAGGCTACGGAGGCACCCAACCCATCGCCAGCAACGCCATTGAAGAAGAACGCCGCAAAAACCGCCGCGTAGATTTTACGATTGTGAGGAAGTAG
- a CDS encoding FRG domain-containing protein: MATWPHTKIERWTDFTRFIDSINTESSYLSHWAFRGQSNSSWTLKPSISRLLESHCIEQELGNKFEQTVFREFISKAHLYEDFGVRHFESGNTFVTFTIMQHYGCPTRLLDWTTSPYIALYFAVNSSFSSDGAVYLFNQTALNDANKNERFDNGDEIFSNDEESDHIQTFMTAFATKRLNSQQGIFSIGANIDKDHEELIYKSLINKNTIGQSFFAKLIINKKLKVEFLAKLRTMNVRADQLYPDIYGFSSSLKDLLEIRGWEKKLS; the protein is encoded by the coding sequence ATGGCAACCTGGCCACATACCAAGATTGAGCGTTGGACTGATTTCACAAGATTTATTGATTCTATCAATACTGAGAGCAGCTACTTATCTCACTGGGCCTTTCGCGGCCAATCCAATTCTAGTTGGACCTTAAAACCCTCGATTTCGCGGCTACTCGAGAGTCATTGCATAGAACAAGAACTTGGCAATAAATTTGAACAAACAGTTTTTCGTGAGTTCATCTCAAAGGCACACCTCTACGAAGATTTTGGAGTTCGGCACTTTGAAAGTGGAAATACATTTGTCACCTTCACAATAATGCAACACTATGGTTGCCCAACCAGATTATTAGACTGGACAACTTCACCTTATATTGCATTGTACTTCGCAGTTAATAGCAGCTTTTCAAGTGACGGCGCTGTGTACCTATTTAACCAGACAGCTTTAAACGATGCGAATAAAAATGAAAGATTTGATAATGGAGATGAAATTTTCTCCAATGACGAAGAGAGTGATCATATTCAAACCTTCATGACAGCCTTTGCTACAAAAAGATTAAATTCTCAGCAAGGCATCTTTAGTATTGGTGCAAACATTGATAAAGACCACGAAGAGTTAATCTATAAGTCTCTAATCAACAAAAACACTATCGGACAATCATTTTTTGCTAAGCTAATAATTAACAAAAAGCTAAAAGTTGAATTTCTAGCAAAACTAAGAACTATGAATGTCCGAGCGGATCAATTGTATCCAGATATATACGGGTTCTCATCTTCTTTAAAAGACTTATTAGAAATCAGAGGTTGGGAAAAGAAACTGAGCTAA